In a single window of the Magnolia sinica isolate HGM2019 chromosome 7, MsV1, whole genome shotgun sequence genome:
- the LOC131251215 gene encoding uncharacterized protein LOC131251215 isoform X2, whose protein sequence is MHRLLQVGEMQSLWEAHNNIQFSYGAYKCCWLQFLCLCLNDLCEYDQRSVFSRSILKDGDSVCLCLLAWHGVGLDKIKTMLWIMALLAIWWAVWEERNARCFGNSKKSVEGTSARARMLMIERASVVSQLNGCNLKFLG, encoded by the exons ATGCATAGACTTCTTCAAGTTGGAGAAATGCAATCTCTATGGGAAGCTCACAATAATATTCAATTCTCCTATGGAGCATACAA GTGTTGTTGGCTACAGTTTCTTTGCTTGTGTTTGAACGATCTTTGTGAATATGACCAAAGATCAGTTTTCTCAAGGAGTATTTTAAAAGATGGGG ATTCGGTGTGCCTTTGCTTGCTTGCTTGGCACGGTGTGGGTCTCGATAAAATCAAAACAATGCTGTGGATAATGGCTTTGCTCGCCATCTGGTGGGCGGTTTGGGAAGAGAGAAATGCTAGGTGCTTCGGTAACTCCAAAAAGTCGGTGGAAGGAACCTCTGCTAGGGCGAGAATGCTGATGATTGAAAGGGCTTCTGTTGTTTCGCAGCTTAATGGTTGTAACTTGAAGTTTCTTGGGTAG